The Panicum hallii strain FIL2 chromosome 9, PHallii_v3.1, whole genome shotgun sequence genome has a window encoding:
- the LOC112872547 gene encoding alcohol dehydrogenase-like 2 isoform X3: MAAHYLIIYGSISNHRRLRVMHGHAWQQAAAVCRVAGEPLIVEEIIVDPPKAYEIRIKIVCTSLCHSDITFWRAKVATAFPRILGHEAYGVVESVGEHVEGFAAGDTVVPTFLGQCDHCPGCASEHNNLCTTVPFVFGPGMRRDGTTRFRDAHGNPLHDLVAVSSFSEYTVVDVTQVVKIDPAVPPKLACLLSCGGSTGVGAAWRVAKVQPGSSVVIFGLGSVGLAVAQGAKMCGASKIIGVDMNPDKEEVGKSFGVTHFVNPSQLGNSSVTEEIAKLTGGGADYSFECIGVSSVMTDAFTSTKPGKGKTIILGLEKDNEPISLPSLDLLSGKCVMGSYFGGLKPKTDVPTLAQKCMNKELELDGLVTHEVGLQEINTAFDLLLQGKSLRCIIWMDKDK, from the exons ATGGCTGCTCATTATTTAATAATCTACGGCTCAATCTCTAACCATCGACGTCTCCGGGTCATGCATGGCCATGCGTGGCAACAAGCAGCTGCGGTGTGCAGAGTCGCCGGCGAGCCGCTCATCGTCGAGGAGATCATCGTCGATCCACCGAAAGCGTACGAGATCCGCATCAAGATCGTCTGCACCTCCCTCTGCCACAGTGACATCACCTTCTGGCGCGCCAAG GTAGCGACGGCTTTTCCAAGAATCTTAGGACACGAAGCCTACGG AGTGGTGGAGAGCGTGGGGGAGCATGTGGAGGGCTTCGCCGCCGGCGACACGGTGGTGCCGACGTTCCTGGGGCAGTGCGACCACTGCCCGGGCTGCGCGTCCGAGCACAACAACCTCTGCACCACGGTGCCGTTCGTGTTTGGCCCCGGGATGCGGCGCGACGGCACCACCAGGTTCCGGGACGCCCATGGGAACCCCCTGCACGACCTGGTCGCCGTGTCCAGCTTCAGCGAGTACACCGTCGTGGACGTGACCCAGGTCGTCAAGATCgaccccgccgtgccgcccaagCTCGCCTGCCTCCTCAGCTGCGGCGGCAGCACCG GGGTGGGAGCTGCATGGAGGGTGGCCAAGGTGCAACCAGGCTCATCAGTGGTCATCTTCGGGCTGGGGTCCGTTGGATTAGCG GTGGCGCAAGGTGCGAAAATGTGTGGAGCATCCAAGATTATCGGCGTTGACATGAACCCTGACAAAGAGGAAGTTG GGAAATCATTCGGTGTGACGCATTTTGTTAATCCATCGCAGTTGGGCAACAGTTCAGTCACTGAG GAAATAGCGAAGCTGACGGGCGGTGGCGCCGACTACAGCTTCGAGTGCATCGGCGTGTCGTCGGTGATGACCGATGCCTTCACAAGCACCAAGCCG ggcaagggcaagacgATCATCCTGGGCTTGGAGAAGGACAACGAGCCAATCTCGCTGCCGTCCCTGGACCTCCTGTCCGGCAAGTGCGTCATGGGCTCCTACTTCGGCGGGCTCAAGCCCAAGACCGACGTCCCGACCCTCGCCCAGAAATGCATGAACAAG GAGCTGGAGCTGGACGGGCTGGTCACGCACGAAGTCGGCCTGCAGGAGATCAACACGGCCTTCGACCTGCTGCTGCAGGGGAAGAGCCTCAGGTGCATCATATGGATGGACAAGGACAAGTGA
- the LOC112877628 gene encoding alcohol dehydrogenase-like 5: protein MEDQSPKPIRCKAAVSRGAGEPLSIEEIVVDPPKAYEVRVKIICTSLCHTDISFWQAKVAPVFPRILGHEAYGVVESVGEHVEGFAAGDAVVPTTLGQCDHCSSCVSEDNNLCDAVPPILGPGMRRDGTGRLWDAQGNPLHDLLPVSSFSEYTVIDMNQLVKLDPALPPKLGCLLSCGGATGVGSAWRFAKLKPGSSVAIFGLGSVGLAVAQGAKMCGASKIIGVDLNPDKEKSGKAFGVTDFVNPSQLDKNNSVSGVISEMSGGGGVDCSFECIVVPSVMTEAFRSTEKGNGKTIVLGLGNEKDELRLPAQDLLYGKCVMGSALGGLKPKTHIPILAEKCMSKELELDELVTHEVGLQEINKAFDLLLQGESLRRIILMDK from the exons ATGGAGGACCAGAGCCCCAAGCCTATCCGTTGCAAAG CGGCGGTCAGTAGAGGCGCCGGCGAGCCGCTCTCCATCGAGGAGATCGTCGTCGATCCGCCGAAAGCGTATGAGGTCCGCGTCAAGATCATCTGCACCTCGCTCTGCCACACTGACATCAGCTTCTGGCAAGCCAAG GTGGCACCAGTGTTCCCGAGGATCTTGGGCCACGAGGCCTACGG GGTGGTGGAGAGCGTCGGGGAGCACGTGGAGGgcttcgccgccggcgacgcggTGGTGCCGACGACCCTGGGCCAGTGCGACCACTGCTCCAGCTGCGTGTCCGAGGACAACAACCTCTGCGACGCGGTGCCGCCTATCCTGGGCCCCGGGATGCGGCGCGACGGCACCGGCAGGTTATGGGACGCGCAGGGGAACCCGCTGCACGACCTCCTCCCCGTCTCCAGCTTCAGCGAGTACACCGTCATAGACATGAACCAGCTCGTCAAGCTCGACCCCGCCTTGCCGCCCAAGCTCGGCTGCCTCCTCAGCTGCGGCGGCGCCACCG GGGTAGGATCAGCGTGGAGATTTGCCAAGCTGAAACCTGGCTCGTCAGTTGCCATCTTTGGATTGGGATCAGTCGGACTGGCG gtgGCACAAGGTGCAAAAATGTGTGGAGCGTCCAAGATTATCGGCGTTGACTTAAACCCTGACAAGGAGAAATCTG GGAAAGCGTTCGGCGTGACAGACTTTGTCAACCCATCGCAACTGGACAAGAACAACTCCGTCAGTGGG GTGATCAGCGagatgagcggcggcggcggcgtcgactGCAGCTTCGAGTGCATCGTCGTGCCCTCGGTCATGACCGAAGCGTTCAGAAGCACCGAGAAG GGGAACGGCAAGACGATCGTCCTGGGATTGGGAAATGAAAAGGATGAGCTGCGCCTGCCGGCCCAGGACCTCCTGTACGGCAAGTGCGTCATGGGGTCGGCCTTGGGTGGGCTCAAGCCCAAGACCCACATCCCGATCCTCGCCGAGAAATGCATGAGCAAGGAGCTGGAGCTGGATGAGCTGGTCACGCATGAGGTAGGCCTGCAGGAGATCAACAAGGCCTTCGACCTGCTCCTGCAGGGGGAGAGCCTCAGGCGCATCATATTAATGGACAAGTGA
- the LOC112872547 gene encoding alcohol dehydrogenase-like 2 isoform X1: MAAHYLIIYGSISNHRRLRVMHGHAWQQAAAVCRVAGEPLIVEEIIVDPPKAYEIRIKIVCTSLCHSDITFWRAKVATAFPRILGHEAYGYVHCEFLLFFPIPWGHGGRRDSGCASCRVVESVGEHVEGFAAGDTVVPTFLGQCDHCPGCASEHNNLCTTVPFVFGPGMRRDGTTRFRDAHGNPLHDLVAVSSFSEYTVVDVTQVVKIDPAVPPKLACLLSCGGSTGVGAAWRVAKVQPGSSVVIFGLGSVGLAVAQGAKMCGASKIIGVDMNPDKEEVGKSFGVTHFVNPSQLGNSSVTEEIAKLTGGGADYSFECIGVSSVMTDAFTSTKPGKGKTIILGLEKDNEPISLPSLDLLSGKCVMGSYFGGLKPKTDVPTLAQKCMNKELELDGLVTHEVGLQEINTAFDLLLQGKSLRCIIWMDKDK, encoded by the exons ATGGCTGCTCATTATTTAATAATCTACGGCTCAATCTCTAACCATCGACGTCTCCGGGTCATGCATGGCCATGCGTGGCAACAAGCAGCTGCGGTGTGCAGAGTCGCCGGCGAGCCGCTCATCGTCGAGGAGATCATCGTCGATCCACCGAAAGCGTACGAGATCCGCATCAAGATCGTCTGCACCTCCCTCTGCCACAGTGACATCACCTTCTGGCGCGCCAAG GTAGCGACGGCTTTTCCAAGAATCTTAGGACACGAAGCCTACGGGTACGTCCATTGTGAATTTCTCCTATTTTTTCCTATTCCATGGGGCCATGGGGGTCGACGCGACTCGGGCTGCGCCTCGTGCAGAGTGGTGGAGAGCGTGGGGGAGCATGTGGAGGGCTTCGCCGCCGGCGACACGGTGGTGCCGACGTTCCTGGGGCAGTGCGACCACTGCCCGGGCTGCGCGTCCGAGCACAACAACCTCTGCACCACGGTGCCGTTCGTGTTTGGCCCCGGGATGCGGCGCGACGGCACCACCAGGTTCCGGGACGCCCATGGGAACCCCCTGCACGACCTGGTCGCCGTGTCCAGCTTCAGCGAGTACACCGTCGTGGACGTGACCCAGGTCGTCAAGATCgaccccgccgtgccgcccaagCTCGCCTGCCTCCTCAGCTGCGGCGGCAGCACCG GGGTGGGAGCTGCATGGAGGGTGGCCAAGGTGCAACCAGGCTCATCAGTGGTCATCTTCGGGCTGGGGTCCGTTGGATTAGCG GTGGCGCAAGGTGCGAAAATGTGTGGAGCATCCAAGATTATCGGCGTTGACATGAACCCTGACAAAGAGGAAGTTG GGAAATCATTCGGTGTGACGCATTTTGTTAATCCATCGCAGTTGGGCAACAGTTCAGTCACTGAG GAAATAGCGAAGCTGACGGGCGGTGGCGCCGACTACAGCTTCGAGTGCATCGGCGTGTCGTCGGTGATGACCGATGCCTTCACAAGCACCAAGCCG ggcaagggcaagacgATCATCCTGGGCTTGGAGAAGGACAACGAGCCAATCTCGCTGCCGTCCCTGGACCTCCTGTCCGGCAAGTGCGTCATGGGCTCCTACTTCGGCGGGCTCAAGCCCAAGACCGACGTCCCGACCCTCGCCCAGAAATGCATGAACAAG GAGCTGGAGCTGGACGGGCTGGTCACGCACGAAGTCGGCCTGCAGGAGATCAACACGGCCTTCGACCTGCTGCTGCAGGGGAAGAGCCTCAGGTGCATCATATGGATGGACAAGGACAAGTGA
- the LOC112875997 gene encoding alcohol dehydrogenase-like 7, producing MENQQQQAPQPIRCKAAVCRAVGEPLAIEEIVVDPPKAYEVRIRIVCTSLCHSDVTFWRMKDFPGIFPRIFGHEAFGVVESVGEHAGEFAAGDAVVPTFLGQCSECVDCRSPRSNMCSRYRFAVRPGMPRDGATRFSDAQGRPLHHFLGVSSFAEYTVVDVNHVVKVNPTMPPSLACLLSCGASTGVGAAWKLAKVEPGSSVAIFGLGAVGLAVAEGARICGASKIIGVDINPDKHELGKKFGVTHFINPKELGEKPVSQVIVEMTDGGADYCFECIGLAALMNDAFLSSREGWGKTIILGVEMHGAPLSIPSRQILHGKSVIGSMFGGVKPKQDIPILADKYLNKELELDKFITHEVGLKDINEAFDLLLQGKSVRCIIWMNK from the exons ATGGagaaccagcagcagcaggcccccCAGCCCATCCGATGCAAAG CGGCCGTGTGCAGGGCCGTCGGGGAGCCGCTGGCCATCGAGGAGATCGTCGTCGACCCGCCCAAGGCGTACGAGGTCCGGATAAGGATCGTCTGCACGTCGCTCTGCCACAGTGACGTCACATTCTGGCGCATGAAG GATTTCCCCGGCATTTTCCCCAGAATATTTGGCCACGAAGCTTTCGG GGTGGTGGAGAGCGTCGGGGAACACGCGGGGGAGTTCGCCGCGGGCGACGCGGTGGTGCCGACGTTCCTGGGGCAGTGCAGCGAGTGCGTGGACTGCCGGTCGCCGCGGAGCAACATGTGCTCCAGGTACCGGTTCGCGGTGCGCCCGGGGATGCCGCGCGACGGCGCCACCCGGTTCAGCGACGCCCAGGGCCGCCCGCTCCACCACTTCCTGGGGGTGTCCAGCTTCGCCGAGTACACCGTGGTGGACGTCAACCACGTCGTCAAGGTCAACCCCACCATGCCGCCGTCCCTCGCCTGCCTCCTCAGCTGCGGAGCCTCCACTG GAGTCGGAGCCGCATGGAAGCTGGCGAAAGTTGAGCCTGGATCCTCGGTCGCTATCTTTGGCCTCGGCGCTGTAGGATTGGCG GTGGCCGAAGGAGCGAGGATTTGTGGGGCGTCAAAGATAATTGGCGTGGATATAAACCCTGACAAGCATGAACTTG GAAAGAAGTTTGGTGTGACGCATTTCATCAATCCAAAAGAACTTGGTGAGAAACCTGTCAGCCAG GTGATAGTCGAGATGACTGATGGTGGTGCCGACTACTGCTTCGAGTGCATCGGGCTGGCGGCTCTGATGAACGACGCATTCTTGAGCTCCCGAGAA GGTTGGGGCAAGACGATAATTCTTGGAGTGGAAATGCACGGTGCCCCTCTCTCCATACCATCTCGGCAGATCCTCCACGGGAAATCTGTCATCGGTTCCATGTTCGGAGGAGTGAAGCCTAAGCAGGACATTCCCATCCTCGCTGATAAGTACCTGAACAAG GAGCTAGAGCTGGACAAGTTCATAACCCATGAAGTTGGCCTTAAGGACATTAATGAGGCTTTTGATCTGCTGCTTCAAGGGAAGAGTGTTAGGTGCATCATATGGATGAACAAATGA
- the LOC112872547 gene encoding alcohol dehydrogenase-like 2 isoform X2 — translation MEDQSPKPIRCKAAVCRVAGEPLIVEEIIVDPPKAYEIRIKIVCTSLCHSDITFWRAKVATAFPRILGHEAYGYVHCEFLLFFPIPWGHGGRRDSGCASCRVVESVGEHVEGFAAGDTVVPTFLGQCDHCPGCASEHNNLCTTVPFVFGPGMRRDGTTRFRDAHGNPLHDLVAVSSFSEYTVVDVTQVVKIDPAVPPKLACLLSCGGSTGVGAAWRVAKVQPGSSVVIFGLGSVGLAVAQGAKMCGASKIIGVDMNPDKEEVGKSFGVTHFVNPSQLGNSSVTEEIAKLTGGGADYSFECIGVSSVMTDAFTSTKPGKGKTIILGLEKDNEPISLPSLDLLSGKCVMGSYFGGLKPKTDVPTLAQKCMNKELELDGLVTHEVGLQEINTAFDLLLQGKSLRCIIWMDKDK, via the exons ATGGAAGACCAGAGCCCCAAGCCCATCCGCTGCAAAG CTGCGGTGTGCAGAGTCGCCGGCGAGCCGCTCATCGTCGAGGAGATCATCGTCGATCCACCGAAAGCGTACGAGATCCGCATCAAGATCGTCTGCACCTCCCTCTGCCACAGTGACATCACCTTCTGGCGCGCCAAG GTAGCGACGGCTTTTCCAAGAATCTTAGGACACGAAGCCTACGGGTACGTCCATTGTGAATTTCTCCTATTTTTTCCTATTCCATGGGGCCATGGGGGTCGACGCGACTCGGGCTGCGCCTCGTGCAGAGTGGTGGAGAGCGTGGGGGAGCATGTGGAGGGCTTCGCCGCCGGCGACACGGTGGTGCCGACGTTCCTGGGGCAGTGCGACCACTGCCCGGGCTGCGCGTCCGAGCACAACAACCTCTGCACCACGGTGCCGTTCGTGTTTGGCCCCGGGATGCGGCGCGACGGCACCACCAGGTTCCGGGACGCCCATGGGAACCCCCTGCACGACCTGGTCGCCGTGTCCAGCTTCAGCGAGTACACCGTCGTGGACGTGACCCAGGTCGTCAAGATCgaccccgccgtgccgcccaagCTCGCCTGCCTCCTCAGCTGCGGCGGCAGCACCG GGGTGGGAGCTGCATGGAGGGTGGCCAAGGTGCAACCAGGCTCATCAGTGGTCATCTTCGGGCTGGGGTCCGTTGGATTAGCG GTGGCGCAAGGTGCGAAAATGTGTGGAGCATCCAAGATTATCGGCGTTGACATGAACCCTGACAAAGAGGAAGTTG GGAAATCATTCGGTGTGACGCATTTTGTTAATCCATCGCAGTTGGGCAACAGTTCAGTCACTGAG GAAATAGCGAAGCTGACGGGCGGTGGCGCCGACTACAGCTTCGAGTGCATCGGCGTGTCGTCGGTGATGACCGATGCCTTCACAAGCACCAAGCCG ggcaagggcaagacgATCATCCTGGGCTTGGAGAAGGACAACGAGCCAATCTCGCTGCCGTCCCTGGACCTCCTGTCCGGCAAGTGCGTCATGGGCTCCTACTTCGGCGGGCTCAAGCCCAAGACCGACGTCCCGACCCTCGCCCAGAAATGCATGAACAAG GAGCTGGAGCTGGACGGGCTGGTCACGCACGAAGTCGGCCTGCAGGAGATCAACACGGCCTTCGACCTGCTGCTGCAGGGGAAGAGCCTCAGGTGCATCATATGGATGGACAAGGACAAGTGA
- the LOC112876324 gene encoding alcohol dehydrogenase-like 5 → MEDQSPKRIRCKAAVCRGAGEPLAIEEILVDPPKAYEVRVKIICTSLCHTDISFWQAKVSPVFPRILGHEAYGVVESVGEHVEGFAAGDAVVPTILGQCDHCTSCTSETSNLCDAVPPTMGPGMRRDGTGRFWDEQGKPLHDLLAVSTFSEYTVMDMNQLVKLDPAVPPKLGCLISCGGATGVGAAWRLAMLKPGSSVAIFGLGSVGLAVAQGAKMCGASKIIGVDLNPDKEKFGKAFGVTDFVNPSQLDKNKSVSGVISEMSGGGVDCSFECIGVPSVMAEAFRSTKKGNGKTIVLGLGNDKDEVRLPAQDLLYGKCIMGSSLGGLKPKTHIPILAEKCMNKELELDGLATHEVGMQEINKAFDLLLQGKSLRCIIWMGK, encoded by the exons ATGGAGGACCAGAGCCCCAAGCGTATCCGTTGCAAAG CGGCGGTCTGTAGAGGCGCCGGCGAGCCGCTCGCCATCGAGGAGATCCTCGTCGATCCGCCGAAAGCGTACGAGGTCCGCGTCAAGATCATCTGCACCTCGCTCTGCCACACTGACATCAGCTTCTGGCAAGCCAAG GTGTCACCAGTGTTCCCGAGAATCTTGGGACACGAGGCGTACGG GGTGGTGGAGAGCGTCGGGGAGCACGTGGAGGgcttcgccgccggcgacgcggTGGTGCCGACGATCCTGGGCCAGTGCGATCACTGCACCAGCTGCACGTCCGAGACCAGCAACCTCTGCGACGCGGTGCCGCCGACAATGGGCCCCGGGATGCGGCGCGACGGCACCGGCAGGTTCTGGGACGAGCAGGGGAAACCGCTGCACGACCTCCTCGCCGTGTCCACCTTCAGCGAGTACACCGTCATGGACATGAACCAGCTCGTCAAGCTCGACCCCGCTGTGCCGCCCAAGCTCGGCTGCCTCATCAGCTGCGGCGGCGCCACCG GGGTAGGAGCAGCGTGGAGATTGGCCATGCTCAAACCTGGCTCGTCAGTTGCCATCTTTGGATTGGGATCAGTCGGACTGGCA gtgGCACAAGGTGCGAAAATGTGTGGAGCGTCCAAGATTATCGGCGTTGACTTAAACCCAGACAAGGAGAAATTTG GGAAAGCGTTCGGCGTGACAGACTTTGTCAACCCATCGCAACTGGACAAGAACAAATCCGTCAGTGGG GTGATCAGCGagatgagcggcggcggcgtcgattGCAGCTTCGAGTGCATCGGCGTGCCCTCGGTCATGGCCGAAGCGTTCAGAAGCACCAAGAAG GGGAATGGCAAGACGATCGTCCTGGGATTGGGAAATGACAAGGACGAGGTGCGCCTGCCGGCCCAGGACCTACTGTACGGCAAGTGCATCATGGGGTCGTCCTTGGGTGGGCTCAAGCCCAAGACCCACATCCCGATCCTCGCTGAGAAATGCATGAACAAGGAGCTGGAGCTGGACGGGCTGGCGACGCACGAGGTGGGCATGCAAGAGATCAACAAGGCCTTCGACCTGCTGCTGCAGGGGAAGAGCCTCAGGTGCATCATATGGATGGGCAAGTGA
- the LOC112876512 gene encoding alcohol dehydrogenase-like 5, whose translation MEDQSSKPIRCKAAVCRAAGEPLAIEEIVVDPPRAYEIRIKIVCTTLCHTDITFWQAKVAPAFPRILGHEAYGVVESVGEHVEGFAAGDAVVPTLLGQCDHCPSCASEHNNLCSSVPITLAPGMRRDGTTRFRDAQGNPLHNLLAVSSFSEYTVVDVTQVVKVDPAIPPKIACLLGCGAGTGVGAAWRLAKVEPGSSVAIFGLGSVGLAVAQGAKMCGASKIIGVDLNPEKEKVGEAFGVTDFVNPTQIDKSSVSEVISEMTGGGVDYSFECVGLPSVMTDAFRSTRTGNGKTIILGLGNQTDLLCVPALELLFGKCLIGSALGGIKPKTDIPILAEKCMSRELELDGLVTHEVGLREINTAFDLLLQGKSLRCIIWMDK comes from the exons ATGGAGGACCAGAGCTCCAAGCCCATCCGTTGCAAAG CGGCGGTGTGCAGAGCCGCCGGCGAGCCTCTCGCCATCGAGGAGATCGTCGTCGACCCGCCGAGGGCGTACGAGATCCGCATCAAGATCGTCTGCACCACGCTCTGCCACACTGACATCACCTTCTGGCAAGCTAAG gtggcgccagcgtttCCGAGAATCTTAGGCCACGAGGCCTACGG GGTGGTGGAGAGCGTGGGCGAGCACGTGGAGGgcttcgccgccggcgacgcggTGGTGCCAACGTTGCTGGGCCAGTGCGACCACTGCCCCAGCTGCGCGTCCGAGCACAACAACCTCTGCTCCTCGGTGCCGATCACCTTGGCCCCCGGGATGCGGCGCGACGGCACCACCCGGTTCCGCGACGCGCAGGGGAACCCGCTGCACAACCTCTTAGCCGTGTCCAGCTTCAGCGAGTACACCGTCGTGGACGTGACCCAGGTCGTCAAGGTCGACCCCGCCATCCCGCCCAAGATAGCCTGCCTCCTCGGCTGCGGCGCCGGCACCG GTGTGGGAGCTGCGTGGAGGTTGGCCAAGGTGGAACCTGGTTCGTCAGTTGCAATCTTTGGTCTGGGATCGGTCGGATTGGCG GTGGCACAAGGCGCAAAAATGTGCGGAGCGTCCAAGATTATCGGTGTAGATCTGAACCCTGAAAAGGAGAAAGTTG GGGAAGCTTTCGGCGTGACGGATTTCGTTAATCCAACGCAGATAGACAAAAGCTCCGTCAGTGAG GTTATCAGCGAgatgaccggcggcggcgtcgattACAGCTTCGAGTGCGTCGGCTTGCCCTCGGTCATGACCGATGCGTTCAGAAGCACCAGGACG GGCAATGGCAAGACGATCATCCTGGGACTGGGGAACCAAACCGACCTGCTGTGCGTGCCGGCCCTGGAGCTCCTGTTCGGCAAGTGCCTCATCGGATCGGCCTTGGGCGGGATCAAGCCCAAGACCGACATCCCGATCCTCGCCGAGAAATGCATGAGCAGGGAGCTGGAGCTGGACGGCCTGGTCACGCACGAAGTAGGCCTGCGGGAGATCAACACGGCCTTCGACCTGCTCCTGCAGGGGAAGAGCTTGCGCTGCATCATATGGATGGACAAATGA
- the LOC112872547 gene encoding alcohol dehydrogenase-like 2 isoform X4, with product MEDQSPKPIRCKAAVCRVAGEPLIVEEIIVDPPKAYEIRIKIVCTSLCHSDITFWRAKVATAFPRILGHEAYGVVESVGEHVEGFAAGDTVVPTFLGQCDHCPGCASEHNNLCTTVPFVFGPGMRRDGTTRFRDAHGNPLHDLVAVSSFSEYTVVDVTQVVKIDPAVPPKLACLLSCGGSTGVGAAWRVAKVQPGSSVVIFGLGSVGLAVAQGAKMCGASKIIGVDMNPDKEEVGKSFGVTHFVNPSQLGNSSVTEEIAKLTGGGADYSFECIGVSSVMTDAFTSTKPGKGKTIILGLEKDNEPISLPSLDLLSGKCVMGSYFGGLKPKTDVPTLAQKCMNKELELDGLVTHEVGLQEINTAFDLLLQGKSLRCIIWMDKDK from the exons ATGGAAGACCAGAGCCCCAAGCCCATCCGCTGCAAAG CTGCGGTGTGCAGAGTCGCCGGCGAGCCGCTCATCGTCGAGGAGATCATCGTCGATCCACCGAAAGCGTACGAGATCCGCATCAAGATCGTCTGCACCTCCCTCTGCCACAGTGACATCACCTTCTGGCGCGCCAAG GTAGCGACGGCTTTTCCAAGAATCTTAGGACACGAAGCCTACGG AGTGGTGGAGAGCGTGGGGGAGCATGTGGAGGGCTTCGCCGCCGGCGACACGGTGGTGCCGACGTTCCTGGGGCAGTGCGACCACTGCCCGGGCTGCGCGTCCGAGCACAACAACCTCTGCACCACGGTGCCGTTCGTGTTTGGCCCCGGGATGCGGCGCGACGGCACCACCAGGTTCCGGGACGCCCATGGGAACCCCCTGCACGACCTGGTCGCCGTGTCCAGCTTCAGCGAGTACACCGTCGTGGACGTGACCCAGGTCGTCAAGATCgaccccgccgtgccgcccaagCTCGCCTGCCTCCTCAGCTGCGGCGGCAGCACCG GGGTGGGAGCTGCATGGAGGGTGGCCAAGGTGCAACCAGGCTCATCAGTGGTCATCTTCGGGCTGGGGTCCGTTGGATTAGCG GTGGCGCAAGGTGCGAAAATGTGTGGAGCATCCAAGATTATCGGCGTTGACATGAACCCTGACAAAGAGGAAGTTG GGAAATCATTCGGTGTGACGCATTTTGTTAATCCATCGCAGTTGGGCAACAGTTCAGTCACTGAG GAAATAGCGAAGCTGACGGGCGGTGGCGCCGACTACAGCTTCGAGTGCATCGGCGTGTCGTCGGTGATGACCGATGCCTTCACAAGCACCAAGCCG ggcaagggcaagacgATCATCCTGGGCTTGGAGAAGGACAACGAGCCAATCTCGCTGCCGTCCCTGGACCTCCTGTCCGGCAAGTGCGTCATGGGCTCCTACTTCGGCGGGCTCAAGCCCAAGACCGACGTCCCGACCCTCGCCCAGAAATGCATGAACAAG GAGCTGGAGCTGGACGGGCTGGTCACGCACGAAGTCGGCCTGCAGGAGATCAACACGGCCTTCGACCTGCTGCTGCAGGGGAAGAGCCTCAGGTGCATCATATGGATGGACAAGGACAAGTGA
- the LOC112875662 gene encoding pollen-specific leucine-rich repeat extensin-like protein 3: protein MVMDKPNLPQPPPPSSASAAASSLKSLNKASYKISKQSSSASASSAPASASASAMRAPSPPPPRASPPLPPAPLAQASSVPADHPPPQPPVYNIDKSDFRDVVQKLTGSPSHLLPPQAPAAPAPAPAAVMAPPPPIMAPPPPPIMAPPPPPTAIPSRLHRIRPPPLAPPRPPPILPPAPPALSPLPPLPAVCMTAESPISAYMRRLRGMPSPIHVPTSPLGFGCLPSPRTPPSPGVAMPATSPRVRDP, encoded by the coding sequence ATGGTCATGGACAAGCCCAAcctcccgcagccgccgccgccgtcctcggccTCCGCGGCTGCCTCCTCGCTCAAGTCCCTCAACAAGGCCTCCTACAAGATCTCCAAGCAGtcgtcctccgcctccgcctcttcTGCTCCCGCATCCGCCTCGGCTTCCGCCATGAGGGCGccgtcccctccgccgccgcgcgcgtctCCTCCGctcccgccggcgccgctgGCGCAGGCGTCCTCCGTCCCCGCCGACCACCCGCCTCCCCAGCCCCCGGTCTACAACATCGACAAGTCCGACTTCCGCGACGTCGTGCAGAAGCTCACCGGCTCGCCGTCCCACCTCCTCCCGCCCCAGGCcccggccgcccccgcccccgcccccgccgcggtcatggcgccgcctccgcccataatggcgccgcctccgcctcccatcatggcgcctccgccgccgccgacggcgaTACCCTCCCGCCTCCACCGtatccggccgccgccgctggccccgccgcgcccgccgcccatcctgccgccggcaccgccGGCGCTCTCCCCGCTCCCGCCGCTCCCGGCGGTCTGCATGACCGCGGAGTCGCCCATCTCTGCCTACATGCGCCGCCTCCGCGGGATGCCCTCGCCGATCCACGTGCCGACGTCGCCGCTCGGGTTCGGGTGCCTGCCCTCGCCGCGGACGCCGCCCTCGCCCGGCGTGGCGATGCCGGCCACCAGCCCCCGCGTCCGCGACCCGTGA